Proteins from one Neodiprion fabricii isolate iyNeoFabr1 chromosome 5, iyNeoFabr1.1, whole genome shotgun sequence genomic window:
- the LOC124183459 gene encoding uncharacterized protein LOC124183459 isoform X2: MRKIHDMFSMVQAITVLTILKMLTNAQTTCNGGAGRVVYERLPDQQLQGFDDEVVRDSAPPFRVLEKCQELCLRDRTATNNLVRACTSFDFQPGSRIASFSGTAEYEESTCYLTREQALPEGIGNLMLVPNSVHFTEVCLMSNRIERECPNRRYVFERHPRKKLKLPMTDLKEVSAANRTDCEDRCLNEFSFVCRSATYDAALRSCSLSRFTRRTHPELLEDDPNCDYLENTCLNAERRCDGLAVFVKEENKRLRGPFEVDIYTNLTLDECQGLCLRADKYFCRSVEFDDQTRQCVISEEDSVSQKDDIGISSSPSYHFYDLVCLDNQRSIARGSEYPDNSVTSHLFADGRRPDTAFQRYRNSRLSGEFHSEITGRSLSECLDECLRQTSFQCRSAVYSEHFHTCRLSRFNKRDGHRIIYDADYDYYENLMHQYMDGDRDVPGYRPDPVGQDTNQGRPTVGRPGYPDDAAYPSNNKGDRYPNRYPGWDNRLPDDRYPPVGGNRYPIPGDRYPDDGYPLLGAGRPPVSDHRYPSGGGRFPIPDDRYPDDRYPPGGDRYPTYGGRFPIDRYPPTGPSRYPIGDPLDPGRFPTGGGGGRYPPEPADRYPTGPDRYPGGGYRYPTTLERYPEDPLDRIPIGTGGSRYPLDRYPVSDRFPERDRDRYPGGISANGIYPSGFEDDIRGTKGGYGGRPLYGGIGSRPHGPSRPIDGYDSSYGGIGGRPHGPSRPLDGYDSSYGDNGIIGGGYVGEGGVHQTRPFGSVGGGPIIGRPPLISRCEDQDNFRQVGQRTRVRKPFVRRYTTASSLATCERECADARDFVCRSFNFRPYAAPYGAERDNCELSDRDSRDMEMGDPVYYDRSSDYDFYERNGRQGVEDECLDVSQVCSEEGMEFTLRTPEGFIGRIYTYGYYDRCFFRGNGGTVNVLRISGAQGYPECGTQRYGDTMTNIVVVQFSDYVQTGRDKRFNLTCLFRGPGEAVVTSGYIGAGYASAGSPIPIEYLPAENTLSSRVRLLILYQGRPTTTIAVGDPLTFRLEAQDGYNYVTDIFATNVIARDPYSGRSVQLIDRYGCPVDNYVFPGLDRLREDSLEARFNAFKIPESNFLVFEATVRTCRDGCQPAYCSGGAGRSEPSFGRRRRDLGDVTLMDENEEDQVNVTTTAASAASNVQNSTRNDEEDENEEEHVREMIEVFDSRYDMVEDNMVEKHTKVFESVCITPSEYYGLVVAVVGLVVLLVSVVLLSMLVYRKYAYSIIVKNRHADKSSHRSSNPEDAYSTRAQNNFSFLRSGLQKPFQSTSISRSLSHVINQRLTSSGGLEGAVGLAGTRRAGFDPSEPIYTDPSLFESAHCSGNEPKSARNENFHLM; the protein is encoded by the exons CTCAAACGACCTGCAACGGTGGCGCGGGAAGAGTAGTTTACGAAAGATTACCCGACCAGCAGTTGCAAGGGTTTGACGACGAAGTG GTCAGAGACTCGGCGCCTCCCTTCAGGGTTCTAGAAAAGTGCCAGGAGCTTTGCCTGCGCGATAGAACAGCAACTAACAACCTTGTCCGGGCGTGCACAAGCTTCGACTTCCAGCCGGGGAGCAGAATCGCATCTTTTAGCGGTACCGCCGAGTACGAAGAGAGCACCTGCTACTTGACCAGAGAACAAGCACTTCCCGAAGGTATCGGGAACCTGATGCTTGTGCCGAACAGCGTGCACTTTACGGAAGTCTGCCTGATGT CTAATAGGATAGAAAGGGAGTGCCCGAACCGTCGCTACGTATTCGAAAGACATCCGCGGAAGAAGCTTAAGCTTCCGATGACTGATTTGAAGGAAGTCAGCGCGGCGAACAGGACCGATTGCGAGGATAG GTGTCTGAACGAGTTCAGCTTCGTCTGTCGGTCGGCGACTTACGACGCTGCGCTGAGAAGCTGCTCGTTGAGTCGTTTCACGCGAAGGACTCACCCCGAGCTCCTGGAGGACGACCCGAACTGCGACTACCTCGAGAACACCTGTCTAAATG CCGAAAGACGTTGCGACGGATTGGCCGTCTTCGTCAAGGAAGAGAACAAGCGGCTTCGCGGACCCTTCGAGGTTGACATCTACACAAACCTGACCCTCGACGAGTGCCAAGGCCTTTGCCTAAGGGCAGACAAGTACTTCTGCCGCAGCGTGGAGTTCGACGACCAAACGAGACAGTGCGTGATTTCGGAAGAGGATTCGGTCTCGCAGAAGGACGACATCGGGATCAGCAGCAGCCCAAGTTACCACTTTTACGACCTTGTCTGCCTGGACAACC AACGTTCGATAGCGAGGGGCTCCGAGTACCCCGACAACAGCGTGACATCCCACCTATTTGCCGACGGTCGACGACCGGACACCGCCTTCCAACGGTACCGGAACTCCCGGCTCAGCGGTGAATTTCACTCGGAAATAACCGGCAGAAGCCTCAGCGAGTGTCTCGACGAGTGCCTCAGGCAGACCAGCTTCCAATGTCGGAGTGCCGTCTACTCCGAGCACTTCCATACCTGCCGTTTGAGTAGATTCAACAAACGGGACGGTCACAGGATCATATACGACGCGGACTACGATTACTACGAGAATTTGATGC ATCAATACATGGACGGTGACCGGGATGTTCCCGGGTACAGACCGGACCCTGTGGGCCAGGACACGAACCAGGGAAGGCCGACTGTAGGGAGACCAG GTTACCCGGACGACGCCGCATATCCCTCGAACAACAAGGGTGACAGATATCCAAATCGATATCCAGGGTGGGACAACAGACTGCCGGACGATAGATACCCGCCCGTTGGTGGCAATCGGTACCCCATTCCTGGCGATAGATATCCAGACGATGGTTACCCGCTGCTTGGGGCTGGTCGACCCCCCGTTTCTGACCACAGATACCCGTCTGGAGGTGGCCGATTTCCTATTCCTGATGATAGGTACCCGGATGATAGATATCCGCCTGGTGGTGACCGGTACCCGACATACGGAGGCAGGTTTCCGATAGACAGGTATCCCCCGACTGGGCCCAGTCGTTACCCCATCGGCGATCCCTTGGACCCGGGCCGATTTCCTACAGGAGGTGGCGGCGGACGGTATCCCCCTGAACCGGCTGATCGGTACCCAACTGGTCCTGACCGCTATCCTGGAGGAGGATACCGCTATCCAACCACCCTTGAACGCTACCCCGAAGACCCTCTTGATCGAATACCCATCGGAACTGGTGGCAGCAGGTATCCTCTTGATCGATATCCCGTCAGCGATCGGTTCCCGGAACGTGATAGAGACCG CTACCCCGGGGGCATAAGCGCGAATGGAATATACCCGAGTGGTTTCGAGGACGATATTCGCGGTACGAAAGGAGGGTACGGAGGTCGTCCTCTCTATGGTGGAATCGGGAGTCGTCCTCACGGACCGTCGCGGCCCATAGATGGATACGACAGCAGCTACGGCGGAATTGGTGGTCGACCTCACGGACCGTCGCGACCCTTGGATGGCTACGACAGCAGCTACGGTGATAACGGTATAATCGGTGGAGGCTACGTTGGGGAAGGTGGAGTCCACCAAACGAGACCATTCGGGTCGGTTGGCGGGGGTCCGATAATAGGCAGACCTCCATTGATATCGCGGTGCGAGGACCAGGACAACTTTCGGCAGGTCGGTCAGCGGACCAGGGTGCGAAAGCCGTTCGTCCGAAGATACACGACAGCCTCTTCCCTCGCAACTTGCGAACGAGAGTGCGCCGACGCCAGGGACTTCGTCTGTCGGTCCTTCAACTTCAGACCATACGCCGCTCCCTACGGCGCTGAGAGAGACAACTGCGAGCTCAGTGACAGGGATTCCCGCGACATGGAGATGGGCGATCCTGTCTACTACGACAGGAGCTCGGACTATGATTTTTACGAGAGAAACGGCAGACAGGGAGTCGAGGATGAGTGTCTCGACG TGAGTCAAGTTTGCAGCGAAGAGGGCATGGAGTTCACTCTCCGAACGCCCGAGGGTTTCATTGGCCGAATTTACACTTACGGGTACTACGACCGATGTTTTTTCCGAGGCAACGGAGGGACCGTCAACGTCCTCAGGATCAGCGGAGCTCAAGGATATCCGGAATGCGGTACCCAGCGA TATGGTGATACCATGACGAACATAGTGGTGGTTCAGTTCTCGGATTACGTCCAGACCGGTAGGGACAAGCGTTTCAACCTCACCTGTCTCTTTCGCGGACCAGGAGAGGCTGTCGTCACATCCGGCTACATCGGTGCCGGGTATGCCAG TGCTGGATCACCGATACCGATAGAATATCTACCCGCCGAAAACACGCTGAGTTCGAGAGTCCGGCTGTTGATCCTGTACCAGGGGAGACCAACGACCACCATAGCAGTCGGTGACCCTCTGACCTTCAGGCTGGAGGCTCAAGACGG GTACAACTACGTCACGGACATCTTTGCTACCAACGTCATAGCCCGAGATCCTTATTCCGGAAGAAGTGTACAATTAATCGATAGATACGG CTGCCCAGTGGACAACTACGTGTTTCCGGGTCTTGACCGTCTCCGGGAAGACAGTTTGGAGGCTCGTTTCaacgctttcaaaattccggAATCCAATTTCCTGGTCTTCGAGGCCACCGTTCGCACTTGCAGAGACGGATGTCAGCCGGCTTACTGTTCGGGAGGCGCTGGTCGAAGCGAACCATCCTTCGGTAGGAGGAGAAGAGACCTTGGAGACGTGACTTTGATGGACGAGAACGAGGAGGACCAAGTCAACGTCACAACAACGGCCGCCTCCGCCGCATCCAACGTCCAAAACAGCACGCGAAATGACGAAGAAGACGAGAATGAAGAGGAACACGTGAGGGAGATGATCGAG GTCTTCGACTCTCGGTATGATATGGTCGAGGACAACATGGTCGAGAAGCATACCAAGGTCTTCGAATCCGTTTGCATCACACCCAGCGAGTATTACGGACTTGTTGTGGCTGTCGTTGGGCTGGTTGTTCTTCTCGTATCCGTAGTTCTGCTCTCAATGCTCGTTTACAG GAAATACGCCTATTCGATAATCGTCAAGAACAGACACGCTGACAAGTCTTCGCATCGCAGCAGCAATCCCGAAGACGCGTACAGCACACGAGCgcagaataatttttcatttctgagATCAGGACTTCAGAAGCCTTTTCAGTCGAC ATCGATTTCCAGATCGTTGAGTCACGTCATCAATCAACGATTGACAAGTTCCGGTGGTCTGGAAGGCGCCGTAGGATTAGCGGGCACAAGAAGGGCGGGATTTGATCCTAGCGAACCGATTTACACCGATCCTTCACTCTTTGAAAGCGCTCACTGTTCGGGGAACGAACCAAAATCTGCACGAAACGAAAACTTTCATCTGATGTAA